Proteins encoded within one genomic window of Cyprinus carpio isolate SPL01 chromosome B22, ASM1834038v1, whole genome shotgun sequence:
- the LOC109095006 gene encoding CD276 antigen homolog, whose amino-acid sequence MKGSSTHKLICCFIYVFAVLINKVSLQVTVEGFIGGSVVLPCSSAEHDLKLKDTDVHWRHNGSKHVYDIINGKDLKEEQDPRYKNRTKTFPEGYVRGNFSIKLSGLTHADAGKYICLITPSDEQETVELIVNEPTTEKGNQTIDQENEEEIRPDSVEKSWLWILVVTLLTVLSILFIVIIFRRKISSCHMSGECGVASCVT is encoded by the exons tTGCTGCTTCATCTATGTGTTTGCAGTGCTGATAAACAAAG TGTCTCTGCAGGTCACAGTAGAGGGTTTTATCGGTGGTTCTGTTGTCCTGCCATGTTCTTCAGCTGAACACGATCTTAAACTTAAAGACACTGATGTGCACTGGAGACACAATGGCAGCAAACATGTTTATGATATTATTAAtggtaaagatttaaaagaaGAACAGGACCCACGATACAAGAACAGAACCAAAACTTTCCCTGAAGGGTATGTGAGAGGAAATTTCTCCATCAAACTCTCTGGGCTCACTCACGCTGATGCAGGAAAATACATCTGTCTCATCACACCCTCAGATGAACAGGAGACTGTAGAGCTGATCGTCAACG AACCAACAACAGAAAAAGGAAACCAAACCATTGATCAAGAAAACGAAGAAGAAATCAGACCAGACAGTGTTGAGAAATCATGGCTTTGGATCCTGGTTGTCACTCTATTAACCGTACTGTCTATACTTTTCATTGTAATTATCTTTAGAAGAAAGATCTCCAGCTGCCATATGTCTGGTGAATGCGGCGTGGCTTCATGTGTAACTTAA